The Thermodesulfobacteriota bacterium genomic interval TTCATACCCTGTTTTGCGCTTTTGGGAACAGAGTTTTCTTTTATCTCTGAAGTCTTCGGATCAATGTTCCAGAGGACCCAGTGAACCCATGTGCCTACAGGGGCATCTGGATCATCAACTATGAGAACAAGTGATTTTGCCTCAGATGGAACGTCCTCAAATTTAAGAGGGGGATTTACGTCAGAACCATCACAGGTATATTTCTTTGGTATTTGCTCATTTTGTTTAAAGGCAGAACTTGAAATTTTCATCTGAACCTCCTTTCCATAAACATTTACAATAATAAAAGGTGATTATA includes:
- a CDS encoding YbhB/YbcL family Raf kinase inhibitor-like protein; translation: MKISSSAFKQNEQIPKKYTCDGSDVNPPLKFEDVPSEAKSLVLIVDDPDAPVGTWVHWVLWNIDPKTSEIKENSVPKSAKQGMNDFRKHGYGGPCPPSGTHRYFFKLYALDITLNLGQNITKGDIESSIKGHILSKAELIGLYKRGR